The Streptococcus viridans genome includes a window with the following:
- a CDS encoding response regulator transcription factor has product MTKRILLVENEKNLARFIDLELQKAGYVVDLVEQGEIALKLLQATEYDLILLNYELEDMSGEDFAQRLSKIRPAAVLIVLDSREKISEHMESIQRFAVSYVIKPFVISDLVEKIIAIFRGRDFIDQHCNQMKVPTSYRNLRIDVENRMVYRGEEVIDLTRREYDLLATLMGSKNVLSREQLLERVWKYESTAETNIVDVYIRYLRGKIDLPGQKSYIKTVRGVGYQMQE; this is encoded by the coding sequence ATGACAAAGCGGATATTACTAGTAGAAAATGAAAAGAATTTAGCGCGCTTTATTGATTTAGAACTTCAAAAAGCAGGCTATGTAGTTGATTTGGTAGAACAAGGGGAAATCGCCTTGAAACTCCTGCAGGCTACAGAATATGATTTAATTCTTCTCAATTACGAACTAGAAGATATGAGTGGGGAAGATTTTGCCCAACGCCTGAGCAAGATTCGTCCTGCAGCAGTCTTGATTGTCTTAGATAGTCGTGAGAAAATTTCTGAGCATATGGAGAGTATCCAGCGATTTGCAGTGTCTTATGTCATCAAACCATTTGTGATTAGTGATTTAGTTGAGAAAATCATCGCTATTTTTAGAGGCCGTGATTTTATTGACCAACATTGTAATCAGATGAAAGTTCCTACTTCCTATCGGAATTTACGGATTGATGTCGAGAATCGTATGGTGTATCGGGGAGAGGAAGTGATTGACCTGACACGTCGTGAGTATGATTTGTTAGCGACTTTGATGGGGAGTAAGAATGTCCTCAGTCGCGAGCAATTGCTGGAGCGTGTCTGGAAGTATGAGAGTACAGCAGAAACCAATATCGTTGATGTCTATATTCGCTATCTTCGTGGAAAAATAGATCTCCCAGGACAAAAGAGCTATATCAAAACTGTCCGAGGTGTCGGCTACCAAATGCAAGAATAA
- the gndA gene encoding NADP-dependent phosphogluconate dehydrogenase, which translates to MTKANFGVVGMAVMGRNLALNIESRGYTVAIYNRSKEKTEDVVACHPEKNFVPSYDIESFVNSIEKPRRIMLMVQAGPGTDATIQALLPHLDKGDILIDGGNTFYKDTIRRNEELANSGINFIGTGVSGGEKGALEGPSIMPGGQKEAYDLVADVLEEISAKAPEDGKPCVTYIGPDGAGHYVKMVHNGIEYGDMQLIAESYDLMQHLLGLSAQDMAEIFTEWNKGELDSYLIEITADILGRKDDEGQDGPIVDYILDAAGNKGTGKWTSQSALDLGVPLSLITESVFARYISTYKEERVHASKVLPKPAAFKFEGDKAELIEKIRQALYFSKIISYAQGFAQLRVASKENNWNLPFADIASIWRDGCIIRSRFLQKITDAYNRDADLANLLLDEYFLDVTAKYQQSVRDIVALAVQAGVPVPTFSAAITYFDSYRSADLPANLIQAQRDYFGAHTYQRKDKEGTFHYSWYDEK; encoded by the coding sequence ATGACAAAAGCAAACTTTGGTGTTGTTGGTATGGCCGTTATGGGTCGTAACCTTGCCCTTAATATTGAATCTCGTGGATACACAGTTGCTATCTATAACCGTAGTAAAGAAAAAACAGAAGATGTTGTTGCTTGCCATCCTGAAAAGAACTTTGTGCCAAGCTATGATATCGAAAGCTTCGTAAACTCTATCGAAAAACCACGTCGGATCATGCTTATGGTTCAAGCAGGACCTGGTACAGATGCGACTATCCAAGCCCTTCTTCCACACTTGGACAAAGGCGATATCTTGATTGACGGAGGAAACACTTTCTACAAAGATACTATCCGTCGTAACGAAGAATTGGCGAACTCTGGTATCAACTTCATCGGTACAGGTGTTTCTGGTGGTGAAAAGGGTGCCCTTGAAGGTCCTTCAATCATGCCTGGTGGACAAAAAGAAGCTTATGACTTGGTAGCTGATGTTCTTGAAGAAATCTCTGCAAAAGCACCAGAAGATGGAAAACCATGTGTGACTTACATCGGTCCTGATGGAGCTGGTCACTATGTGAAAATGGTCCACAATGGTATTGAGTATGGGGATATGCAATTGATCGCAGAAAGCTATGATTTGATGCAACACTTGCTTGGCCTTTCAGCTCAAGATATGGCTGAAATCTTTACAGAGTGGAACAAGGGCGAATTGGACAGCTACTTGATCGAAATCACTGCGGATATCCTTGGACGCAAAGACGATGAAGGTCAAGATGGACCAATCGTAGACTACATCTTGGATGCTGCAGGAAACAAGGGAACTGGTAAATGGACTAGCCAATCTGCACTTGACCTTGGTGTGCCATTGTCACTCATCACTGAGTCAGTATTTGCTCGTTACATCTCAACTTACAAAGAAGAACGTGTGCACGCTAGCAAGGTGCTTCCAAAACCAGCTGCTTTCAAATTTGAAGGAGACAAGGCTGAGTTGATCGAAAAGATCCGCCAAGCCCTTTACTTCTCAAAAATCATCTCATATGCACAAGGTTTCGCACAATTGCGTGTAGCTTCTAAAGAAAATAACTGGAATTTGCCATTTGCAGACATCGCCTCTATCTGGCGCGATGGATGTATCATCCGCTCTCGTTTCTTGCAAAAGATCACAGATGCATACAACCGTGATGCAGATCTTGCAAACCTTCTTTTGGATGAGTACTTCTTGGATGTAACAGCTAAATACCAACAATCTGTTCGTGATATTGTTGCTCTTGCGGTTCAAGCTGGTGTACCGGTACCAACCTTCTCAGCAGCCATCACTTACTTCGATAGCTACCGTTCAGCTGACCTTCCAGCAAACTTGATCCAAGCGCAACGTGACTACTTTGGTGCTCACACATATCAACGTAAAGACAAAGAAGGTACCTTCCACTATTCTTGGTACGACGAAAAATAA
- the dnaI gene encoding primosomal protein DnaI, with product MESVGKTMSQMNRSQQFNYEELVAQILAEPEIATFIQKEALSDAEIRRSISKFNQYISERNRFVLGDEDYIARGYKPVLVMNEGYADVSYEETPELIEAQKQAAINRRLQLINLPSTLKEASLAKVDLDDRGRFGAFEELANFVASYPQARKGIFLYGDFGVGKSYMMAAFAHDLSEKRQASSTILHFPSFVIDVKNAINTGQVKEMLDQVKKAEILILDDIGAEQMSPWVRDEVLQVILQHRMQEILPTFFTSNFNFEDLERHFATSRNGDETWQAKRVMERIKFLAKEVRLEGENRR from the coding sequence ATGGAGAGCGTAGGGAAAACCATGTCCCAGATGAATCGATCACAGCAGTTCAATTATGAAGAATTGGTAGCTCAAATTCTCGCCGAACCTGAGATTGCAACCTTTATTCAAAAGGAAGCCTTGTCGGATGCTGAAATCCGTCGTAGTATTTCCAAGTTTAACCAATACATCAGTGAACGGAATCGCTTTGTCCTCGGGGATGAGGATTATATTGCAAGAGGGTATAAGCCTGTATTGGTCATGAATGAGGGCTATGCGGATGTTTCCTACGAGGAGACACCTGAGTTGATTGAGGCACAAAAACAAGCTGCTATCAACAGACGCTTGCAACTAATCAACTTACCAAGCACTTTGAAGGAAGCTTCCTTAGCCAAAGTCGACTTGGATGATCGTGGACGTTTTGGAGCCTTTGAAGAGTTAGCCAATTTTGTTGCTTCCTATCCTCAAGCCCGTAAAGGAATCTTTCTATACGGAGATTTTGGAGTAGGGAAAAGCTATATGATGGCAGCCTTTGCTCATGACTTGTCCGAAAAACGGCAGGCTTCTTCAACGATTCTGCATTTTCCAAGTTTTGTCATTGATGTCAAAAATGCCATCAACACAGGCCAAGTCAAAGAGATGCTGGATCAAGTCAAGAAGGCTGAAATTTTGATTCTAGATGATATTGGAGCAGAGCAAATGTCGCCTTGGGTTCGGGATGAAGTCTTGCAAGTGATTTTGCAACACCGGATGCAGGAGATTCTTCCAACCTTCTTTACCTCTAATTTCAACTTTGAAGATTTGGAACGTCATTTTGCTACATCTCGGAATGGAGATGAGACTTGGCAAGCCAAGCGTGTTATGGAGCGAATCAAGTTCCTGGCTAAAGAAGTCCGCCTAGAAGGAGAAAATCGCCGATGA
- a CDS encoding NADPH-dependent oxidoreductase, with product MNPVIDLMKSHSSVRRFKEEDIKEEDLRAILTAGQMASSWKNFQSYSIILVRSQEKKEALYQFVPQEAIRQCSVFLLFVGDLNRAEKGVRMHTDQFHPEGPDNLLITSVDAALAGQNTLLAAESLGYGGVIIGLVRYEAAEVAKLFNLPDYTYPVFGMALGVPNQNHPVKPRLPLEAVVFEESYQEQIPEVIEAFDRVQTAYAGARATDTWSQRLAAQFGQEEPAATAELLKKHQLEK from the coding sequence ATGAATCCTGTTATTGATTTGATGAAATCTCATTCTTCTGTCCGTCGTTTTAAGGAGGAGGACATCAAAGAAGAAGACCTCCGAGCAATCCTAACAGCTGGACAAATGGCTTCCTCTTGGAAAAACTTCCAGTCTTACTCCATTATCTTAGTGAGAAGCCAGGAAAAGAAAGAGGCGCTCTATCAATTCGTCCCTCAGGAAGCTATTCGTCAATGCTCTGTTTTCTTACTGTTTGTAGGAGATCTCAACCGAGCTGAAAAAGGGGTTCGGATGCATACGGATCAATTCCATCCAGAAGGACCAGATAATTTATTAATTACTTCTGTAGATGCGGCCTTGGCAGGTCAGAATACCTTGCTGGCTGCTGAAAGTCTAGGCTATGGAGGCGTCATTATTGGCTTGGTTCGGTATGAAGCGGCTGAAGTGGCTAAACTATTTAACTTACCAGACTACACCTATCCTGTCTTTGGGATGGCTTTAGGAGTGCCAAATCAGAACCATCCTGTGAAGCCTCGCCTTCCGTTAGAAGCTGTTGTTTTCGAAGAAAGTTACCAGGAGCAAATTCCTGAAGTGATTGAAGCCTTTGATCGAGTACAGACTGCCTATGCTGGAGCACGGGCAACGGATACTTGGAGCCAACGATTGGCTGCCCAATTTGGACAGGAAGAACCAGCTGCTACGGCAGAATTATTAAAGAAACACCAACTAGAAAAATAA
- the nrdR gene encoding transcriptional regulator NrdR → MRCPKCGGNKSSVVDSRQAEDGKTIRRRRECDECHHRFTTYERVEERTLVVVKKDGTREQFSRDKIFNGIIRSAQKRPVSSDEIEEIVGRIEQKIRSQSENEIQSDYIGSLVMDELAELDEITYVRFASVYRSFKDVGELESLLKQITKGTKKKKEK, encoded by the coding sequence ATGCGGTGTCCAAAATGTGGCGGAAACAAGTCTAGTGTTGTAGATAGTCGCCAGGCAGAAGATGGGAAAACGATTCGTAGAAGAAGAGAATGTGATGAATGTCATCATCGCTTCACCACTTATGAACGAGTAGAAGAGCGGACTCTTGTTGTGGTGAAAAAAGATGGCACCCGGGAACAGTTTTCTAGAGATAAAATATTTAATGGGATTATTCGATCTGCTCAGAAACGTCCTGTTTCAAGTGACGAAATTGAGGAAATTGTGGGTCGCATCGAACAAAAGATTCGAAGCCAGAGTGAAAATGAGATTCAGAGTGACTATATTGGATCACTGGTCATGGACGAGTTAGCAGAGTTGGACGAAATTACCTATGTCCGCTTTGCGAGTGTCTATCGTAGTTTCAAGGATGTTGGTGAATTGGAAAGTCTCTTAAAACAGATTACCAAAGGAACGAAGAAGAAAAAGGAAAAATAG
- a CDS encoding endonuclease/exonuclease/phosphatase family protein, protein MKFLTLNTHSWMEENPQQKFEDLLKDILEKQYDVICFQEINQTIESPVVPVNDLYHPTPSAEPIHQDHYVRCLVEKLEEEGLSYHWTWAYNHIGYDRYHEGVAILSRTPIQASELLVSDVNDPTDYHTRRIAIAETQVDGKDIAVASVHLSWWDKGFQQEWARLEERFSQLQKPLILAGDFNNPAGQEGYEAILASPLALQDSFIEARQTKGTYTVGPGIDGWDDNQVPLRIDYVFTSKEWVIERLEVVFDGSNQPLISDHYGLSADLYLP, encoded by the coding sequence ATGAAATTTTTAACTTTAAACACTCATAGTTGGATGGAAGAAAATCCCCAACAAAAATTTGAGGACTTATTAAAAGACATTCTTGAAAAGCAATACGATGTGATTTGTTTCCAAGAAATAAATCAGACCATCGAAAGTCCAGTTGTTCCTGTTAATGACTTGTACCATCCAACTCCTTCTGCGGAGCCGATCCATCAGGATCACTATGTTCGTTGTTTAGTTGAAAAATTAGAAGAAGAAGGATTGAGCTACCACTGGACCTGGGCTTATAACCATATCGGCTATGACCGTTATCATGAAGGTGTGGCGATTCTATCGCGTACCCCAATCCAGGCAAGCGAACTCTTGGTTTCAGATGTGAATGATCCAACAGATTATCATACACGACGGATTGCCATTGCAGAAACCCAAGTTGATGGGAAAGACATTGCTGTTGCCAGTGTCCACCTCTCTTGGTGGGACAAAGGCTTCCAGCAAGAGTGGGCGCGTTTAGAAGAGCGTTTTAGCCAATTGCAGAAACCCTTGATCTTAGCAGGAGATTTTAATAATCCAGCTGGTCAAGAGGGGTATGAGGCCATTTTAGCGAGTCCGCTAGCTCTTCAAGATAGCTTTATTGAAGCCCGTCAGACCAAGGGGACTTACACAGTAGGTCCTGGAATTGATGGATGGGATGATAATCAGGTACCTTTGCGGATTGATTATGTTTTCACTTCAAAAGAATGGGTTATCGAACGACTAGAAGTTGTGTTTGATGGTTCCAACCAACCTCTCATCAGCGACCATTATGGTTTGTCAGCTGACTTGTATTTACCATAA
- a CDS encoding DUF177 domain-containing protein: MNLFTQEIRKNPEGLAFNQELDLLKDLQKRNPEILDLKNVTATGGVAYDTGLYVLDYQLSYTIVLASSRSMEPVEIQESYPVTEVFAEDVQSEADIEALEEDLILPIEGGKIDLSESVADNILLNIPLKVLTPEEEAGEGFIEGNDWKILSEEEYQAAQAIKKEENSPFAGLNGLFDEE, translated from the coding sequence ATGAACTTATTTACACAAGAAATCCGTAAAAATCCTGAAGGACTAGCATTTAATCAAGAGTTGGATTTGTTAAAGGATCTGCAAAAGCGTAATCCAGAAATTCTTGATTTGAAGAATGTGACAGCGACAGGGGGAGTAGCCTATGATACAGGTCTCTATGTCCTGGATTACCAGTTGAGCTACACTATCGTTTTGGCCTCTAGCCGAAGCATGGAGCCTGTCGAGATTCAAGAGAGCTATCCTGTAACAGAGGTATTTGCGGAGGATGTACAGTCAGAGGCAGATATCGAAGCTCTTGAGGAAGACTTGATCCTTCCAATCGAAGGTGGGAAGATTGACCTGAGTGAGAGTGTAGCGGATAATATTCTGCTCAATATTCCTCTCAAGGTTCTCACTCCAGAAGAGGAGGCTGGAGAAGGTTTTATCGAGGGCAATGATTGGAAAATCCTATCCGAAGAAGAATACCAAGCTGCTCAAGCGATCAAGAAAGAAGAAAACAGTCCTTTCGCTGGTCTAAATGGCTTGTTTGACGAAGAATAA
- a CDS encoding flotillin family protein, with protein MDTLFIPGWLITGLIVAVIILILLVKGYVNAKPNEVVVITGLRKQRHLRGKAGFMIPFVEQRSYLDIEQFSTDVRTSEAVPTLDFINVRADAAVKLKIGTTDEMIARAAENFLNWNTTDISNSVQDVLEGNLREVIGQMELRKMVNDRQEFASKVQDNVAPDLAKMGLEVIAFTVQSFSDEGGVIDNLGIENVETIKKDALIAKAKAERERKEVEAEQDKLANDKRVAADLEIAQKQNELKLKQAALKQEADIAQAKADAAKGIEAEVQRREQERVAAEANIMKQEKEAEVKEREVKVREQELDANIRKQAEAEKYARQQAAEAELIERQRKAEAELFETQKEAEARKAQAEAEKFAQLQEAEAIEAKGRAEAEAIRLKLEAEAKGLDQKAEAMKKMQEAAITEMVVDKLPEIARAVAEPLTKVDKITMYGEGNASKMVGDIMQSIDQVSQGAGFDIRQLLAGALGVNMTVNKLKEGEQPVIEAEELASKED; from the coding sequence ATGGATACTTTATTTATTCCAGGTTGGTTGATTACCGGCCTAATAGTCGCAGTTATTATTTTGATTTTGCTTGTTAAAGGTTATGTGAACGCTAAACCCAACGAAGTCGTGGTCATTACAGGTCTTCGGAAACAACGTCACTTGCGTGGGAAAGCTGGCTTTATGATTCCCTTTGTCGAACAACGCTCTTATCTTGATATTGAGCAATTCTCGACAGATGTTCGGACGTCAGAAGCAGTCCCAACACTGGACTTCATTAACGTCCGTGCCGATGCAGCTGTTAAATTAAAAATTGGTACAACCGATGAAATGATTGCCCGGGCTGCAGAAAACTTCTTGAACTGGAATACGACAGATATTTCCAATTCTGTCCAAGATGTCTTGGAAGGAAACTTGCGGGAAGTGATCGGTCAGATGGAGCTCCGTAAGATGGTCAATGACCGTCAAGAGTTTGCCTCAAAAGTGCAGGACAACGTAGCACCAGACTTGGCCAAAATGGGTCTGGAAGTCATCGCTTTTACGGTTCAATCCTTCTCTGATGAAGGGGGAGTCATCGATAACCTCGGGATTGAAAATGTTGAAACCATCAAGAAAGATGCCTTGATTGCCAAAGCCAAAGCGGAACGCGAACGCAAGGAAGTCGAAGCAGAACAAGATAAATTGGCCAACGACAAACGCGTCGCTGCCGACCTTGAAATCGCGCAAAAACAAAACGAATTAAAACTCAAACAAGCAGCCCTCAAGCAAGAAGCAGATATTGCCCAAGCAAAAGCAGATGCCGCTAAAGGGATTGAGGCAGAAGTGCAACGTCGTGAACAAGAGCGCGTGGCAGCCGAAGCCAATATCATGAAACAGGAAAAAGAAGCGGAAGTCAAAGAGCGCGAAGTTAAGGTTCGTGAGCAAGAATTGGATGCCAACATCCGCAAACAAGCTGAAGCTGAAAAATATGCGCGTCAACAAGCTGCAGAAGCAGAATTGATCGAACGCCAACGCAAGGCGGAAGCAGAACTCTTCGAAACACAAAAAGAAGCCGAAGCTCGGAAAGCCCAAGCCGAAGCTGAGAAATTCGCCCAATTGCAAGAGGCCGAAGCTATTGAAGCCAAAGGACGCGCCGAGGCCGAAGCTATTCGCTTGAAACTAGAAGCCGAAGCCAAAGGTTTGGACCAAAAGGCCGAAGCGATGAAGAAAATGCAAGAAGCAGCCATTACCGAAATGGTGGTGGACAAGTTGCCTGAAATTGCGCGTGCTGTCGCAGAACCATTAACCAAGGTGGATAAGATCACCATGTACGGGGAAGGCAATGCTTCTAAGATGGTGGGCGATATTATGCAAAGTATCGACCAAGTCTCTCAAGGAGCTGGATTTGATATTCGTCAATTGCTAGCAGGAGCTCTTGGAGTTAATATGACGGTCAACAAACTCAAAGAAGGAGAACAACCGGTCATTGAAGCAGAAGAGTTAGCTTCAAAAGAAGATTAA
- a CDS encoding PTS transporter subunit IIBC, translating to MNKQSFKSLFSFEFWQKFGKALMVVVAVMPAAGLMISLGKTIAMINPELGFLVTTGGVLEQIGWGVIVNLHILFALAIGGSWAKERAGGAFAAGLSFILINRITGVMFGVTGDMLKDPKAQVHTLLGGSIKVADYFTSVLESPALNMGVFVGIIAGFVGATAFNKYYNYRKLPDALSFFNGKRFVPFVVILRSVIVALVLSFLWPVVQTGINNFGIWIANSKETAPYLAPFAFGTLERLLLPFGLHHMLTIPINYTQLGGTYHILTGIDQGKDVFGQDPLWLAWITDLGNTKVSDPATYQHLLDTFTPARFKVGQMIGSFGILMGVALAMYRNVDPDKKHKYKGMMIATALATFLTGVTEPIEYMFMFVAMPLYLVYAVVQGAAFAMADAVNLRVHSFGSIEFLTRTPMTIKAGIGMDIINFIWVTVLFAVIMYFIANFMIQKFNYATPGRNGNYEQAEGGAEESETSGSSKVAAASQAVNIINLLGGRANIVDVDACMTRLRVTVKDETKVGTEEQWKAEGAMGLVMKGQGVQAIYGPKADVLKSDIQDLLDSGEVIPETLPSQKTAAQQAEVAFKGVTEEVRSVAEGQVIELEKVQDPVFSQKMMGDGFAVEPANGQIVSPVAGKVTSVFPTKHALGLVTESGLEVLVHIGLDTVSLEGKPFTVKVEEGQTVAAGDLLVEADLDAIREAGRATTTVVVFTNGAAIKSVTLTQTGQLPADAVVAKVEL from the coding sequence ATGAATAAACAATCATTCAAAAGTCTATTTAGCTTTGAATTTTGGCAAAAATTCGGTAAAGCGTTGATGGTGGTCGTTGCAGTTATGCCGGCGGCGGGTCTGATGATCAGTCTTGGCAAAACGATTGCAATGATTAACCCAGAACTTGGTTTCTTGGTAACTACCGGTGGTGTTCTTGAACAGATCGGTTGGGGAGTTATCGTTAACCTTCACATTCTCTTTGCATTGGCTATCGGTGGTAGCTGGGCAAAAGAACGTGCTGGTGGTGCCTTTGCGGCAGGTCTATCCTTTATCCTGATCAACCGTATCACTGGTGTGATGTTCGGTGTAACAGGAGATATGCTGAAAGATCCAAAAGCACAAGTTCATACTCTTCTTGGTGGATCTATCAAGGTTGCTGATTACTTTACGAGTGTTTTGGAATCACCTGCCTTGAATATGGGAGTTTTCGTTGGGATTATTGCCGGTTTTGTAGGGGCAACAGCCTTTAATAAATACTACAACTACCGCAAGTTACCAGATGCCCTATCATTCTTTAACGGGAAACGGTTTGTTCCTTTTGTCGTTATCCTTCGTTCTGTAATTGTGGCTCTTGTCTTGTCATTCTTATGGCCAGTAGTCCAAACAGGAATTAATAACTTTGGTATTTGGATTGCTAACTCAAAAGAGACTGCACCATACTTAGCACCATTTGCCTTTGGTACTTTGGAACGTCTCTTGCTTCCATTCGGTCTTCACCACATGTTGACCATTCCAATCAATTATACTCAACTAGGTGGTACTTATCATATTTTAACTGGTATTGACCAAGGTAAAGATGTATTTGGTCAAGATCCACTTTGGTTGGCTTGGATCACAGACTTAGGAAATACAAAAGTCTCTGACCCTGCTACTTACCAACACTTGTTGGATACCTTCACACCTGCTCGTTTCAAAGTGGGACAAATGATTGGTTCATTCGGTATCTTGATGGGGGTTGCCCTTGCCATGTACCGTAACGTAGACCCTGATAAGAAACACAAATACAAAGGGATGATGATTGCGACTGCTCTTGCAACCTTCCTCACAGGGGTTACAGAACCAATCGAGTACATGTTCATGTTTGTAGCAATGCCTCTTTACCTCGTTTATGCAGTGGTACAAGGTGCAGCCTTCGCGATGGCAGATGCCGTCAACCTCCGTGTCCATTCATTTGGATCAATTGAGTTCTTGACTCGTACACCAATGACCATTAAAGCTGGTATTGGTATGGATATCATTAATTTCATCTGGGTAACTGTACTTTTTGCAGTGATCATGTACTTCATTGCAAACTTCATGATCCAGAAATTTAACTACGCAACTCCTGGACGTAATGGAAACTACGAACAAGCTGAGGGTGGTGCAGAAGAATCTGAAACTTCAGGTTCAAGTAAAGTGGCCGCTGCTTCTCAAGCGGTTAACATCATTAACCTTCTTGGTGGTCGTGCCAATATCGTCGATGTAGATGCATGTATGACTCGTCTTCGTGTTACTGTTAAGGACGAAACTAAAGTCGGAACAGAAGAACAATGGAAGGCTGAAGGAGCGATGGGACTTGTCATGAAAGGACAAGGTGTCCAAGCGATTTACGGTCCAAAAGCAGACGTCTTGAAATCAGATATCCAAGATTTGTTAGACTCAGGTGAAGTGATTCCTGAAACTCTTCCAAGTCAAAAGACAGCAGCTCAACAAGCAGAAGTTGCCTTTAAAGGGGTGACAGAAGAAGTTCGCTCAGTTGCTGAAGGACAAGTCATTGAATTAGAAAAAGTTCAAGATCCAGTCTTCTCACAAAAAATGATGGGTGACGGATTTGCAGTTGAACCAGCAAATGGTCAGATTGTTTCACCAGTAGCTGGTAAGGTGACAAGCGTCTTCCCTACCAAACATGCGCTTGGTTTGGTAACAGAATCTGGTCTTGAAGTCCTCGTTCACATCGGTCTTGATACTGTAAGTTTGGAAGGTAAACCTTTCACAGTGAAGGTAGAAGAAGGCCAAACAGTGGCAGCGGGAGACCTATTGGTAGAAGCAGATTTGGATGCTATTCGTGAAGCTGGACGTGCAACTACAACGGTTGTAGTCTTCACAAATGGTGCAGCTATTAAATCTGTCACTCTTACACAAACTGGTCAACTTCCAGCAGATGCTGTGGTTGCTAAGGTTGAATTATAA
- a CDS encoding DnaD domain protein — MKPNTSFSFLKNNYLAPTGASFTHLYGPILGVQASQLYTFLLSLYDQGKEKRLIAVVLNHLDLGFAHFLESLDRLIAMNLLEVYETEEGLQFRFVPPLEADQFFANVAYQKLLEKKIGEAAVRDLLPEKPEGEKRKVNFASVFGIDGVSTPQRKTSSFSLEHFKQLMARDGLRFENEQEDLLVLYAITEEKNWTWYETYLLAKETAANRLISTKRMRQKLTQQPQENGKDEFTPQERAIIREAKNKTSRQFLAGIKKARKAVVTQSERQAISDLAQLGLLDEVINVILLLTFNKVASANLNEKYALKVGNDFAYEGIKTAEEAVLKIRQRQDSHTQKAKEKATKSGQATGKTNVPKWSQPNYTNQTSQEEQADLEQQKRALLEKLNQGGE, encoded by the coding sequence ATGAAGCCCAATACTTCATTTTCTTTCTTGAAGAATAATTATTTGGCGCCTACAGGAGCCTCCTTTACGCATCTGTATGGACCAATATTAGGTGTTCAAGCAAGTCAATTATATACTTTTCTGCTGAGTCTCTATGATCAGGGGAAAGAAAAACGGCTGATTGCTGTTGTTTTAAATCATCTGGATCTAGGTTTCGCTCATTTTCTCGAAAGTTTAGACCGCTTGATTGCCATGAATTTATTAGAGGTTTATGAAACAGAAGAAGGACTTCAGTTCCGATTTGTGCCTCCGCTAGAAGCAGATCAATTTTTTGCCAATGTTGCTTATCAGAAATTGCTGGAGAAAAAAATAGGAGAAGCAGCAGTTCGTGACTTGCTTCCTGAAAAACCAGAGGGCGAAAAACGGAAGGTGAACTTTGCCTCTGTCTTTGGTATTGATGGAGTTTCGACCCCTCAGAGAAAAACATCTTCCTTCAGTTTGGAGCACTTTAAACAATTAATGGCGCGGGATGGCCTTCGTTTTGAGAACGAACAAGAGGACCTCTTAGTTCTCTATGCCATCACTGAAGAGAAGAATTGGACTTGGTATGAGACCTATCTCTTGGCTAAGGAGACAGCGGCTAATAGGCTCATTTCGACCAAGCGGATGAGACAGAAACTAACCCAACAACCACAGGAAAACGGCAAGGATGAGTTTACTCCGCAGGAAAGAGCCATTATCCGGGAAGCAAAAAATAAGACCAGTCGTCAATTTTTAGCAGGAATTAAAAAAGCACGTAAGGCTGTCGTGACCCAATCTGAGCGTCAAGCGATTTCTGATTTGGCCCAGTTAGGCCTATTAGATGAAGTCATAAACGTGATCTTGTTGTTGACCTTCAATAAGGTTGCTTCTGCTAATCTCAATGAAAAATATGCCTTAAAAGTTGGGAATGATTTTGCGTATGAGGGGATTAAAACGGCTGAAGAGGCTGTCCTGAAGATCCGCCAGCGCCAAGACTCCCATACACAAAAAGCAAAAGAGAAAGCAACTAAGAGTGGACAAGCGACTGGAAAAACCAATGTTCCTAAGTGGAGTCAGCCTAACTATACCAATCAGACCAGCCAGGAAGAACAGGCTGATCTGGAACAACAAAAACGGGCCTTGCTCGAGAAATTAAATCAAGGAGGGGAGTAA